In Solanum pennellii chromosome 7, SPENNV200, the following are encoded in one genomic region:
- the LOC107024949 gene encoding polyol transporter 5-like, with protein sequence MDEDNKIECEKPPLNKYALACALLASTNSILLGYDIGVMSGAVLFIKDNMNISSSEVEILVGSLNVCSLIGALASGKTSDLIGRRYTIILSAATFLIGSLLMGFAPSYPFLMAGRVVAGIGVGYSLMIAPVYTAEVSPAMTRGLLTSLPEIFITVGILLGYIFNYALAGLPHHINWRLMLGLAALPAIAIAYGVFQMPESPRWLIIKGNIEEAKRVLRKTSDNDDEADMRLEEIINAAGTTTNWKGQGVWKQLLRPTKPLRRILLAAIGINFFMQASGNDAVVYYTPSVFNAAGIHNRKGLITVTIIMGMAKTFFCVVSALFLDNFGRRPMLLLGTIGMAVSLAGLGLGSMYLNNVDYKPSWAIALCVVAVCADVSFFSIGLGPITWVYSSEIFPIRLRAQGTSLAVSVNRLVSGAVAMTFLTISNKITFAGTFFLLCGVMIVATIFFYFFLPETKGKSLEEIMAIFEDKKEETIER encoded by the exons atggatgaagataataaaattgaatgTGAGAAGCCTCCTCTTAACAAGTATGCCCTGGCTTGCGCCCTTTTAGCTTCCACCAACTCCATCCTCTTGGGCTATG ATATTGGAGTGATGAGTGGAGCTGTGTTATTCATAAaagataatatgaatatttcatcTTCTGAAGTGGAAATATTGGTTGGATCATTGAATGTTTGTTCTTTAATTGGAGCTCTTGCTTCTGGAAAGACTTCAGATTTGATTGGTAGAAGATACACAATTATCTTATCAGCAGCAACATTCTTAATAGGTTCACTTTTGATGGGCTTTGCTCCTTCCTACCCATTCCTTATGGCTGGAAGGGTTGTTGCTGGAATCGGTGTTGGTTATTCTCTCATGATTGCTCCTGTCTATACTGCCGAGGTATCGCCTGCTATGACTCGTGGTTTGCTTACATCACTCCCTGAAATCTTCATCACTGTTGGTATTTTACTTGGCTATATTTTCAATTATGCATTAGCTGGTTTACCACATCACATCAACTGGAGGTTAATGCTTGGTCTAGCTGCTCTTCCAGCTATAGCCATTGCCTATGGAGTTTTTCAAATGCCTGAATCACCGCGTTGGCTTATTATTAAAGGTAATATAGAAGAAGCCAAAAGAGTGCTTCGTAAAACTTCAGATAATGATGATGAAGCTGATATGAGATTGGAAGAAATAATTAACGCTGCTGGAACAACTACTAATTGGAAAGGTCAGGGGGTTTGGAAACAACTTTTAAGACCAACTAAGCCACTTCGCCGTATTCTTCTAGCTGCTATTGGTATTAATTTCTTCATGCAAGCCTCTGGTAATGATGCAGTCGTATACTACACGCCATCAGTGTTCAATGCTGCAGGAATTCACAACCGTAAAGGACTAATAACTGTGACAATCATAATGGGAATGGCAAAGACGTTTTTTTGCGTAGTGTCAGCACTTTTCTTGGATAATTTCGGAAGGAGGCCTATGTTGTTGTTGGGTACAATAGGAATGGCTGTTTCTCTAGCTGGTCTTGGGTTAGGCTCAATGTATCTAAACAATGTTGATTATAAGCCATCGTGGGCTATCGCGTTGTGTGTTGTTGCAGTATGTGCTGATGTTTCATTCTTCTCAATAGGACTTGGTCCAATAACATGGGTATATTCATCAGAAATATTTCCGATTAGGTTAAGGGCACAAGGTACGAGCTTGGCGGTTTCAGTGAATCGACTGGTGAGTGGTGCGGTTGCAATGACATTTCTAACTATATCCAACAAGATAACATTTGCAGGAACCTTCTTTCTACTTTGTGGAGTTATGATAGTAGCAactatttttttctactttttcttGCCTGAAACTAAGGGCAAGAGCCTAGAAGAAATTATGGCAATCTTTGAAGACAAAAAGGAGGAAACGATTGAAAGATAG